TACCGCCTTCATAGTCCACATTAGCTGCATATTTTCCCGGAGCAACACTGTCTAAATAAAAATCTCCTTCCTTACCAATAGGTGAGTTAATAATTTGATTATTCACAGTTATATTTAACTGACCATAGGAAGGAATTACAGTTTTTCCTGATGTTTCTACCGACAAAGTACCAACAATACTCTGAATTAGTTGCACAGGAAAACGCACAACCGCCCCACCTCGAAAAGGTGGAGTAATTACTTTTTCATTAGCATCAATTTTGTAGTTTAAAGGAATATCTTCATCTTGGATTTTCAAATTATTCCCATTATAAGGGCGCAGATTAGTAATTATTAAATTACCGCGATAATCAGTGCGTCCAACTTCCTGATTATTACTGTAACCACGCACACCCCTCACCCCTGGAACTTGTATGAGTGCAAAGCTTTGGGTAACGGGAGGAGCAATAAAAACACTATTTCCTATCCCGATAATACTACCAGAAACATTAACAGAACCACTATTTTTACCATTACTGCGGTTGAGGTTTAACTCATAAACGCCAAAGGGAGCGCGATACTGAATACTACCATTAGCGGGAATTTTTTCCCCGTTGGGGTTAACCTGAAGACGGTAGCCCAAGCCATTTCCCGCCGGTGGAGATTTCTGCACAGATACAGTTGAGTTAATTGCAGTTTTACCATTGGTATCTTGCCGATTAATACTAGCTCTAGCATTACCTAAAGTATAATTGAAACCGATAAATAGTTCATTTGTAGTTGGTTGTGTAGGTTGGTTAGACCGGCTGAGATTTATAGATAAATCTGCATGGGAATTGAGACGCAAACTACTGGTGAGAGCTAGGCGGTTACTGTGTCCTTTATCACGGAAGTCAGAGGACGCATACTGCAAACCTAAGCTTAAATTACGGGTGGGAGAGACAGAAATAAAAGCATTATTTTCTAACTTGGCTCTGTCATCTAATGCTGTCAAACTTAAATTAGCATATTGGTCACTCAACAGCCGCACCGAACCACCAAAACCGATATTACGACCAGAATAGCTATAGGTGAGGGCAGCCGCAGCCCCGGGAATTCCTGATTCACTACTGACGGCTAGGGATAGTCCTAAAGCCCCAAAGGGTAGGGTAGTGGTTAGACTAGAACCACCACTAATTAAATTACTAGCAACCTCCAAGCGCCCGCCCAGGGTCAGGGAGTTGGTGATACCCTGACGATAGCGACCGAGAAAGGCCAAAGAACCATAATTAAAATTATCAGAATCTAGTTTAAATCGCTGTAAACCTAAATTAAAACTGTAGTCAGATAAACCGGGTTTTAGCAACCCTGGAGCAAAATAAAAAGGTGAAGTGATTACCTGTTCTCGACCCAAAGCATCACGAATTACAACTTTTTTATAACCACTACCGGTAGGTAGGAGTAAATTATCAAATTGAAAGCGACCGGGGGGTACTTCTGTTTGATTTACTCTTTGTCCATTAACAAAAACCTCTACTTTGGAAGGTGTTAAGGCTACACCAGATAAACTAAAAGTTGGTTGTTGAATGACATCAGGATTTAGTCCAAAATCCCGTGACTTACTCACACCAGCCATAAACATTCCTCCCCCTAAATCACCGGTGCTGGCAAAGGAATCACCAACTACCCATTTAGTCATTTTTTGGGGATTATCTAAGGTGAAGTTGGTTAAACCTCGCAACCAAGAACCGTCAGTTTTGCGGGAAAAACTGGTATAAAGTAAACTTTTATTAATGCTTAATCCTGATTCTCCAAAAAATGTATAATTGTTAAACTTGAATTTTTCAATGTCAACAGGTAAATTAAAAGCATAATTAAAGAAAACACTAGTGTTTTGACTATAAGTAATATTTTTTTGTGACTCCTGACCTAAATTAAATGAATTACTCCTTAATAATTCCGGTTGGGCTGTTATACTTAAAGTTAAGGCTTTTTTATCAAAAATATAGCTGACCTGGGGAGCTAAGGAAACCAGAGAAACATAAATTTCATTATTAATAGTTTCTCGACTACCAGCGAAACTTTCTAACCCGGCTTTTTCTAAATCAGGAAGACTAACAAGAATATCCTGGGGGCGTAAAATCACAAAAATTGCTTCTTTAGCCACCTGATTAACGGTAAGTTCCAAAATGGCATTTTGTTCTTGTGCAGCAACCTCAGAACAGACTACAAAACTCCAACCCGAAACTAACAGCAACCACCAGCCATTATTTACAGACATAAAACCATGAAATTGCGCCCTTCCCTATTAACTGTTTTGTTACTTATGGCTAGTTCCACTGCTCCCGCAATGGCAGGTAGCGCAAATGCTAATTTGAATGTTTCTGCTTCAGTAGTTCCTAGTATTGTAATTACCCCAGCTGCTGCTCCTGTGCCAATACCAGTTGAGAACATAACTAACCCGTCTACTCCGGCAACGGCAACAGTACCAATCGCTATCACTTTACCGAGTAATACTACTGGGAAAATTACCCTGGGACAAGGACAAAATCCCTCTACTGGCTCCACAGACACTCAGCCCGTGCGCCGCATGACTGATGGTGCGGGAAATTACTTATTGTATGAATTATATCAAGATGAATCTAGGACAATAATTTGGGGGAACACCGATAACACTGCTTTGTCATTGACTGGTACGGGTTCAGCCAGTAATGTCAATCTTTATATTAAGATTCCGGCGGGGCAAAATGTGCCGGCGGGAAATTACCAGGACACGGTGCAACTGAAAGCGGCTTTGTAAGCATTTTGAAATTAACCCCACCCTAACCCTCCCCTTACCAAGGGGAGGGGACAAGATTCTCCAGTTTCCCCCCTTTACAAGGGGGGACTAAGGGGGGTAAGCAGCAGCACAAGCGCCCTGGGGAGTATCTAGGGTTTCTTTCAGGGTGGTTTTTGCAGTTTTGACTTCCACTACCAGTTTCTTGACCCCATTACATTTTTCCTTGGGTGGTAATTCTACACTGTAGGATTTAGTATTACCCGCTAAAATATACCAACTATTAACAGCAGTTTCAATAATTTTTTCCCCTGTGGCACTTACTCCTTGGACTGTAATTTGCTGTGGACGAAGATTCACATTACCAGTATTATTAATCTCAAAAGATAAATTACCTTTTTTGATTGCTAGTTGTCCCATTTTTCCTGACTGGTTGATTTGGTTCGGTTGTAGAAAAATAGGAATACTTAAATTAGTTAAGACTTGGACTGCATTCTGAGTGGGTTGACTGGTTTTTGTCGGTAGTTCTTCCACAATCAGTCGGTAAGTTTTTTCAACAGTATTAATGGGAACTTTAGAACCGAGTCTAATTTGCCGCTCTTCCTGGGATTCTACGGAAAGTAGAGATGGAAACAGAATAATATCTTCAGTAGGGGTGAGTTTGTCTTCTCCTTGGGCATTTTGTTCCCATTTGAATACTTTGAATTGAAAGCTGGCAGATTCATTCTCTATCAAGTATAATTAAATCATCCATAACAGTGAAGTTAAGGTATATAAATCATGGTTCAAGTTTTACAAAAACCAGTAACCTTTGCAGAATTTGCAGATTGGA
The window above is part of the Nodularia spumigena CCY9414 genome. Proteins encoded here:
- a CDS encoding fimbria/pilus outer membrane usher protein, with the protein product MSVNNGWWLLLVSGWSFVVCSEVAAQEQNAILELTVNQVAKEAIFVILRPQDILVSLPDLEKAGLESFAGSRETINNEIYVSLVSLAPQVSYIFDKKALTLSITAQPELLRSNSFNLGQESQKNITYSQNTSVFFNYAFNLPVDIEKFKFNNYTFFGESGLSINKSLLYTSFSRKTDGSWLRGLTNFTLDNPQKMTKWVVGDSFASTGDLGGGMFMAGVSKSRDFGLNPDVIQQPTFSLSGVALTPSKVEVFVNGQRVNQTEVPPGRFQFDNLLLPTGSGYKKVVIRDALGREQVITSPFYFAPGLLKPGLSDYSFNLGLQRFKLDSDNFNYGSLAFLGRYRQGITNSLTLGGRLEVASNLISGGSSLTTTLPFGALGLSLAVSSESGIPGAAAALTYSYSGRNIGFGGSVRLLSDQYANLSLTALDDRAKLENNAFISVSPTRNLSLGLQYASSDFRDKGHSNRLALTSSLRLNSHADLSINLSRSNQPTQPTTNELFIGFNYTLGNARASINRQDTNGKTAINSTVSVQKSPPAGNGLGYRLQVNPNGEKIPANGSIQYRAPFGVYELNLNRSNGKNSGSVNVSGSIIGIGNSVFIAPPVTQSFALIQVPGVRGVRGYSNNQEVGRTDYRGNLIITNLRPYNGNNLKIQDEDIPLNYKIDANEKVITPPFRGGAVVRFPVQLIQSIVGTLSVETSGKTVIPSYGQLNITVNNQIINSPIGKEGDFYLDSVAPGKYAANVDYEGGICNFELTIPQSQEQMVNLGNLKCIIP
- a CDS encoding Csu type fimbrial protein; amino-acid sequence: MKLRPSLLTVLLLMASSTAPAMAGSANANLNVSASVVPSIVITPAAAPVPIPVENITNPSTPATATVPIAITLPSNTTGKITLGQGQNPSTGSTDTQPVRRMTDGAGNYLLYELYQDESRTIIWGNTDNTALSLTGTGSASNVNLYIKIPAGQNVPAGNYQDTVQLKAAL
- a CDS encoding fimbrial biogenesis chaperone codes for the protein MIENESASFQFKVFKWEQNAQGEDKLTPTEDIILFPSLLSVESQEERQIRLGSKVPINTVEKTYRLIVEELPTKTSQPTQNAVQVLTNLSIPIFLQPNQINQSGKMGQLAIKKGNLSFEINNTGNVNLRPQQITVQGVSATGEKIIETAVNSWYILAGNTKSYSVELPPKEKCNGVKKLVVEVKTAKTTLKETLDTPQGACAAAYPP